A genome region from Drosophila simulans strain w501 chromosome 2R, Prin_Dsim_3.1, whole genome shotgun sequence includes the following:
- the LOC6735141 gene encoding protein FAM136A has translation MVEQQKKRLEGAISDMIEDMYRTHLRRMQSTMHRCAARCCDDDRGTLESVQNCIEKCAGPLMDAQDFLQHELGQFQNRLQNCVRDCNSDARSQLPSNPSDRDMSRSQHMFESCTNTCVDKHINLIPGLLKSIKQTLDRGPPKRSRNMDA, from the exons atggtGGAGCAACAGAAAAAGCGCTTGGAGGGCGCCATCAGCGACATGATCGAGGACATGTACCGCACACACTTGCGCAGAATGCAG TCTACGATGCACCGCTGTGCCGCCCGCTGCTGCGACGATGATCGTGGGACGCTGGAGAGCGTACAGAACTGCATCGAGAAGTGCGCCGGCCCGCTGATGGATGCCCAGGATTTCCTGCAGCACGAGCTGGGCCAGTTCCAGAATCGACTTCAAAACTGCGTCAGG GATTGCAACAGCGATGCGCGGTCCCAACTGCCGAGCAATCCGAGTGACCGGGACATGTCCCGATCCCAACACATGTTTGAGAGTTGCACGAACACCTGTGTGGACAAACACATAAACCTGATACCTGGTCTGCTCAAGTCGATCAAGCAAACTCTGGACAGGGGTCCGCCGAAAAGATCACGCAACATGGATGCCTAA
- the LOC6735142 gene encoding cysteine dioxygenase type 1, translated as MVNQSKPKMALSKIDSEIEQVDQEKYLRQATSYYQALEKPLKYGPEVNSLSDLVAALHREFESNYVNIEMVNHLMLSYKSNPREWRKYAKFDRYTYTRNLVDAGNGKFNLLILCWGEGHGSSVHDHADSHCFMKMLKGDLREKRYEYPNRSARDNGRSHHPDGEIDSRELVEIGETPIAVNDVAYINDNLGLHRVENPSHSDTSVSLHLYCPPFDTCSVFQDNLKKTTAKVTFWSKYGVRTKQNEQ; from the exons ATG GTCAATCAGAGCAAACCCAAAATGGCCCTGTCCAAGATCGACTCCGAGATTGAGCAGGTTGACCAGGAGAAGTACCTGCGTCAGGCCACCAGCTACTATCAGGCGCTGGAGAAACCCCTGAAATACGGACCGGAGGTGAATTCCCTATCGGACTTGGTGGCCGCCCTTCACCGGGAATTCGAGTCCAATTATGTTAACATCGAGATGGTAAATCACCTTATGCTCAGCTACAAGTCCAATCCGCGGGAGTGGCGCAAATATGCCAAGTTCGATCGTTACACCTACACGCGGAACCTCGTGGATGCTGGCAATGGAAAGTTCAATCTGCTGATTCTGTGCTGGGGCGAAGGACACGGCTCCTCGGTGCACGACCATGCCGATTCCCATTGCTTTATGAAGATGCTGAAGGGTGATCTGCGCGAGAAGCGCTATGAGTATCCCAATAGATCTGCCAGGGACAACGGCCGGTCCCATCATCCCGATGGCGAGATCGATAGCCGAGAGCTGGTGGAGATTGGGGAGACACCAATCGCCGTCAATGATGTGGCCTACATAAATG ACAATCTGGGCCTTCATCGCGTGGAGAACCCCAGCCATTCGGACACCTCCGTCTCCCTTCACCTTTACTGTCCACCCTTCGACACGTGCTCCGTATTCCAGGACAACCTGAAGAAGACCACCGCCAAGGTCACCTTCTGGAGCAAGTACGGCGTGAGGACGAAGCAGAACGAGCAGTAG